Below is a genomic region from Armatimonadota bacterium.
CCAAAGCCGATCATCAGCAGGTACCGACCCGCCACGTTGAAGTTCTTCAGGGCCTTGTTCTTCACTTCAAAGCTAAACAGGAAGTAGCTGAGAACCGAAAGCAGCGTGAAAACAAACAGCGCGTTGGAGATCGCCTGCGACCAAGTGATCGTTACTGCCGCGAGCTCCGCAGGAGCGTCCGAGCGAACGATGAACTTATCGAAGGACGTTGGGATGACTGGAAGCATTCCCTGCTTCATTTGCGGGCCGTACACGGTCCAGAACGATTGGATTTGCTGACCAGACCAAATTCCAAGAAGGATTCCCATGGGGATCTTCGCCATCCAGTTGTGCTTCTTTGTGAAGACCATGTATCCCATGGCTCCGATTGGCACTAGCAAGATGTACGCCCAGCGACCTGGCTCGGTGACGGCCCCAGTTGTTTCAACAACACCTGTGAGCTTGTCCCACCAGATTTCGCGGAGCGACTCGGTCCACACCGCCACCGCAGACCACCCGGCTGCAAGGCCGAGGAAGATGTGCTCGAACACACGGTAGAACTTGTTCTCTTTGTAGAGAACGCTTAGGAGACCGATGGTCGCCAGAACGCCGGCTCCGGCGGCGATTGTCCTGTAGATTTCTAACTGCTCTGGCTTCATGCGTTCCCCTTTTGCTTCTTTCGAGCCGAGATCATTTCGTAGTTACCGATTCCAATCATGATGATCATGAGCAGAAGCGCAACGTGGAGGGTCGGATAGTACTTGGTGCCTTGCCCGACGCTGACGCCAGGCAGTGGAGCGATTTCTCCTTTGACCAACTCGGACGATACTGCGGTGACGCCGTTGGGATCTTTGACATTAACTCCCTTCTCCATCATCTGCTCCATATCGAAGACACCTTTGAGTCCACCGATGAAGCCCTTGATTTGCTTGGAGTTGTAGAAGACCTGGGTTTCGGGAACCATGACGCCGGTGACCGCGAACATGAGTGGAACGTTTTTCGCGCTTATGAACTGGACGTGGAAGTCAGTGGTCTTGGAGGCGGTGCAGTCGATGACGAGATCGAAGTCGCTGACGCTCTTGATCTTCTCCAGCACCGGGCTTTTGAATATCTGCTCCTGAACACCTTTGGTGTCGTTTTCTCTTCTCGAACCGAAGGCGGTTCGGATGTCCTGCGCAACGGCATTGATCGCAACATCAGAGTTTGGATAGTAGCCAGCGCTCACCCACTGGGTCCAGCGTTGGTACTTTTCTTCTTTGTTCGCTGTCCGCTCGGCGTTCACTTCGGCGATGACGTCAAGTGCTGCCCGAGGAGCTTGAGGGTCGGCGGTACTCCAGATGACGAACTTGACATTTTTTCGCATCAGGGTCCGCAGAATCGCTTTCATGTGACCCTTGCTTTCGCCCCGGGTTGAACCCGTCCAGTCGCTTCCGAGCAGGACAACGTCACCCTCTTTCAAAGCGGACAGAGTTTTGTAGAAGTCAACCGAAGGATCGCTTGGCTTATTCGGGATCGGAATCTTAAAGAACAGCGGAATCGAGCAGCACGCAATGAGCAGCGCATAGATGACGAACTTAGGAATGCCGCCTTTTTTCATGCCTTACCTCCTTTTTCGAGGCCGAGCCAGATTCGGAGGGCCATCGAGATGGTCCCAAGTCCGATTCCGAACTTGATTCCGGTGATCGCCGGAGTTTGGAAGGTGTTTTTGAGCCACCCTGCAACCTCCGTGATCTTGAAATTCATCAAGAAATCTGCGGATGCTGTCTTCTCTGTTCCTGCCATGGCCACTACTTTGTCGTCCCAGGCTCCGGCAACAACTCCCATCAAGGAGAGGATCACCAGTAGAGCAGTTCCGAGAAGGATGGTCGCTTCTACCGAGCGAGCTCGGAAGGCTCGGTAGGCCGCCGAGAGAATGAAGAACGCGATGATTGAGAACATCGCTGCATCCATCTGTTGAAGGAGTCCGTCGAACAAGAAGTCACGGATCATATTGACCGTATGCCAATTAGCGGGATCGTCGAAGTCGACCGCCTTCTGGTTTTGGCGAACCATGAAGTCCGCATAACCGAAGGTGATCATGCTGAACATCGCGACCAAAAGGATTACGCTGAATGCCCAGTCCTTCTTCTTCCGTGCGATGTTCATGAGGTGAATCCTCAGCAAGCTAAAGATTCCTAGCCCAAGTAGGAACGCAGCGATGATCTGGACGAAGCTTGAGACAACTCCAAATGATTGCTGGAGGAACGAGCCGACTGACTCAACTCCATTTGCCGGAATCTCCGTTTTGGGGTCGAAGTTGATTGGCTTTGGCCAGTAGGTGTACGCGACCATGAAGCCGCCACTCAGGAAGGTCACGAGCCAGACTAGCGGACGGCGAGCCTGGATCGGGGTTTGCATCACCGCGAGGAAGAGGATGATCCCGAGGATCAGTCCGCCTCCGATGAACATTTTCAGGTCGCCCTGGGGGTTACGTGCCCATATTGTGTCGTTCATTTCGTTTCGGCCTCCTTGCCTGGTTCGGGCGGGGCCTTCTCGCGCTTCATGTCGAGGTCTTTCGGTGGCTTGTCAGCCTTGATCAGTCGCGAGACAGAGAAGGTGGCCTTCTGCTCGTCGGCAAGGGCACCGAGTTGCTTTGCAAGCTCTTCCGGGTTGCTCTTCTGGGCGTTATAAATTTCTTCAGTTTTAGCCGCCAGAGATCGTTGTTGGAATGATGCGTTGACGCAGCCCAAAGCGATGAAGCCGATCGCGACCATCTTTGACCAGTCCTGCCCAACGAGCGAGCCAACCATAATGGGGTCCCGAGTGAGATAAGCCGATGCAGCGTAGAACTCATCGCCAATGAGAACGTAGTCGCAAGCGGCGATGAAGAACGGAGTTTGGGTGGCTTCAGTAGATGAAGCGACTTGAATCGCGCCAATCGAGTTCGCGGTTTCGGCGAAGATCAGCGACTCAGCGTAGAATTCGCCCAGGAAAAAGGCGGCGGCAGTTTGCTCGCGGTGGATGATTCCAGAGACACCGGCCGCGAAGGCGAACTGGCGATCGGAGATGAAGCGGACGGAATCTGGATCGAATCTCTCGGGGTAGCCCTCGGATTGGTAGGTGTCGCGGATGACTTCTTGCGCCAAGGTGAACATCGACGCCGAGTAGGCGCACATGATGATCGGGTTACTGAACCGGGCGGCAGTTTTGGCGACGTGGGCACAGATGTTGATCGCCTGAACCGCGGTTGCGTTGACTGGATCAGATAAGCCGGGAACCATGAGAACCGGGCGTCCCATTTCTGTAGCGCGACCGACGGCCTCATCAATCGCGTTGAGACCCGAGATGCGGCGGATGAAAAGGCTTTGCCCTTTCCCGGCCCGCTTCACGTTGAACACGATGAATACGATAATCATCAGGGTGAAGAGCAGTCCAAACCACCCTACGTCCCAATAGTTCGCACCCAGTAGCTGGCTATCCAGCGACCAGGCTCCTAACTGTTTTTCTGGCATGAAGTCTCCAATAACTGCGGCTCACTATCCGGAATTTCTTCCAGGATACAGATGAGACGTTCGACATTATCCCGCTTTCTCAGCAAATTACTATATTGATTCACGAAATCGAAGCCTAAAAATGGAACCAACATCGGTGCGCTCACCATCGTCAGGTGGGCCATAACGTTGGAAATTGGCTTGTGCATCTCGAAAAAGAGGATCGCGGGGGCTTCGAGTTTGCGCTTACGAATCTCTCCTGCAGCTTTCTGCAGAAGTTCCTCGGTTTGCTCCTCGCTGAGCTCATCCTCCCAAAAATCGAACATCTTTGCCTGTATGAGAACGGATGATTTCCATAACCTGTTCCCGGTCGACAGTGTCGTCGAAGACCAATCGGACTCCTCGCGTCGCGTCGAGCCTAGATTCTGACTCAAACGGGGACAGTTGTACCGCGTTTTCTTCAACTTTCACGCTTTTCACCTTATCCCAGGTGATCGTGCTGAATCCGGCGGTCGCTCCGACTTCGGAGACTTCGCACTTTTTGCCGACCGTGTATTCAAATATGATGGGCGCTAAGAACCCCATCGCAAGCACCGCGAGAAGAGGGACGCGCATGATGAAGCCGGCGAGTACCGCTCCGAAAGCGACCGCAATGATCACTGCGGTGCGCTGTGGCGTCACTTCCGTAGATTTCACTTTCCATTTGGTCGTCATTCGACATTAGTTTAGCGGCTGCTTACAACCGGGTTGAGATTGATATGGCAGGACGTGCTGGTAACAGCGCAAGTCCTCCCTGCGCTGAATTGGCGAGGGCAATGTGAGGGCCCAGCAGGCCAACAACACGCCACCAAGAAAAACTGCCCCGCCCACTCGCTTTCGGAATGTCCTCTCGGACGCGACCAGCTTCACCGCCTCTTCAGCCTTTGGGAACACATAGCTCATCAGAGGGACAAACCAGAGCGCCAGGTACCCAAGGCCAATGGGAAAGATGAGGCATCCACCCTGAGCATCCCAGTTCCATGTCAGCATTGAGAGGCAAAACGTGCAAACCAACGCTCCTACAATTGCCACCAGGATCGCGGCCCTCATCATTATCCATTCTATGCTATTTGCGCATCTGATCGCGCCTCGATGCCTCGTAGAATCATATGATGGTGCTCTGCGCTGCTCTACTGCTTTACCCCGCCAAAACACTGTTTCGCGATGACTTTTACACTTACACCGAACGCGAGTGGGCTTATGCAGATTGGAAGCTGGGGCGGACGCAGTTTGGGTTGAAACCGGAGTGCCGGAATGGAGTGATGATCCTTAGGCACGAGACTTACAATCCGAAGGCTCCCGGAGAGACGTTCCTTGGAACCGAGCTTTACACCAAGCCGAACTTCACGCTTGAAACCGGGCTTCAGATCACGGCGAAGGTTCGGGTTAAGAATCCACCGCCGGGGATGGTGGCTTCGATTTTCACTTACTCGACCGACAAGCTCGGGTCGGACGAGATTGACTTTGAATTCCTCACCACCCAGACCAACAAAGCCAAAGGCGACCACCCCGTCCTCGTCACCAACTGGAACGATTGGGACGAAAAGAAGGAGCTTTATGGG
It encodes:
- a CDS encoding DUF6754 domain-containing protein, giving the protein MPEKQLGAWSLDSQLLGANYWDVGWFGLLFTLMIIVFIVFNVKRAGKGQSLFIRRISGLNAIDEAVGRATEMGRPVLMVPGLSDPVNATAVQAINICAHVAKTAARFSNPIIMCAYSASMFTLAQEVIRDTYQSEGYPERFDPDSVRFISDRQFAFAAGVSGIIHREQTAAAFFLGEFYAESLIFAETANSIGAIQVASSTEATQTPFFIAACDYVLIGDEFYAASAYLTRDPIMVGSLVGQDWSKMVAIGFIALGCVNASFQQRSLAAKTEEIYNAQKSNPEELAKQLGALADEQKATFSVSRLIKADKPPKDLDMKREKAPPEPGKEAETK
- a CDS encoding glycoside hydrolase family 16 protein, which codes for MVLCAALLLYPAKTLFRDDFYTYTEREWAYADWKLGRTQFGLKPECRNGVMILRHETYNPKAPGETFLGTELYTKPNFTLETGLQITAKVRVKNPPPGMVASIFTYSTDKLGSDEIDFEFLTTQTNKAKGDHPVLVTNWNDWDEKKELYGNKINHSPETVTPKGLNTADWNMYTIRWYPDHTDWLVNGTLVRTSKDAVPNAPTPIRFNFWAAAKSWTEAYSAEYQPTADPSKNQVCTYEIDYVEVKRLP